From a single Plutella xylostella chromosome 5, ilPluXylo3.1, whole genome shotgun sequence genomic region:
- the LOC119693651 gene encoding protein ALP1-like, with amino-acid sequence MEPLTAVVLWLAYRRWKRRKRRESRRFNVHPILRDRMTQSMFITLYPKLREHNEKFFNYFRMSVTSFDDLLKLIQDDLTPNRIYVLKDTVSAEEKLVITLRYLATGCYFADLHYAYRLGKSTIIEIVQKTCYVIWLKLQNIVMREPTKAEWEEISKQFQKYTHFPNCIGAVDGKHFRIIKPDHSGSLFYNYKNYFSTVLLAVCDANYCFISVDIGAYGKSSDSTIFKDSVLYKKLVDKTLDIPDPKPISQTDTTPLPHVIVGDEAFGLSENVMRPYCGKSLTTKKRIFNYRLSRARRYIECSFGILVNKWRIFHRPLNVDIEFAENIIKACCVLHNYVRLRDGYRYDDTLYETSLNSLNCEAVRPNARSKNIRDRFADYFVNEGKIPWQDKMV; translated from the exons ATGGAGCCTCTCACAGCGGTTGTGTTGTGGCTTGCGTACCGTCGATGGAAACGTCGTAAACGTAGAGAAAGTCGAAGATTTAACGTGCATCCAATTCTACGAGACAGAATGACGCAAAGTATGTTTATAACATTATACCCAAAGCTGAGAGAACACAACGAAAAGTTTTTCAATTACTTCCGGATGTCAGTAACATCGTTCGATGATTTGCTAAAACTTATACAAGATGATTTGACACCCAACAGAATCTATGTGCTAAAGGATACTGTTTCTGCCGAAGAAAAACTCGTGATTACTTTgag atattTGGCTACAGGATGTTATTTTGCGGACTTGCATTATGCCTACAGATTGGGAAAGTCGACAATTATCGAAATAGTACAGAAAACTTGTTACGTCATATGGCTAAAACTGCAAAATATAGTGATGAGAGAACCTACGAAAGCAGAATGGGAAGAGATTTCAAAACAATTCCAAAAGTATACACATTTTCCAAATTGTATCGGCGCCGTAGATGGCAAGCATTTCCGTATCATAAAGCCTGACCATTCTGGGTctcttttctataactataagaattatttttcaaCTGTTTTATTGGCTGTATGTGAtgcaaattattgttttatttctgtaGATATCGGCGCATATGGCAAAAGTAGTGACTCCACAATTTTCAAAGACTCcgttttgtataaaaaacttGTCGACAAAACTTTAGATATTCCAGACCCAAAGCCAATATCGCAAACAGATACAACTCCCTTGCCACACGTGATTGTAGGTGATGAGGCGTTTGGTCTATCTGAAAACGTAATGCGCCCTTATTGCGGTAAATCTCTAACAaccaaaaaaagaattttcaactATCGCCTATCCAGAGCCCGGCGTTACATTGAATGTTCCTTTGGTATTTTGGTAAATAAATGGAGAATATTTCATAGACCATTAAATGTTGACATTGAGTTTGCAGAAAACATCATTAAAGCTTGTTGTGTCCTTCATAATTACGTAAGGTTAAGAGATGGTTATAGATATGATGACACTCTGTACGAAACTTCCCTAAATAGTTTGAACTGTGAGGCAGTGAGGCCTAATGCGAGATCTAAGAATATAAGAGACAGATTCGctgattattttgtaaatgaaGGGAAAATCCCTTGGCAAGACAAGATGGTATAG
- the LOC125491464 gene encoding uncharacterized protein LOC125491464 has product MERDNFDTELLIEEVEKRIAIWDMESADYANRLIKRRNWEEIVEIFCEAGDSDEKKKTLGMLLQKKWKGLRDGFVREMKRIKTTPSGSKASKNKYIYFERLMFLERSTRNKTTDSNIVSSPAAPEEQDISGDGEDVMRPPVSQPKKKKKMNAADEEFLAIISKNLAPRNQPQTSESDDDKLFCLSLHKELIKVPEEMRLQAKIDLMNVLQKAQRAPCHSPSHYIPSPAPSPQYNHQAGMTHRGQRGFFNDTGYNETDPSASSFSRYCTGQRNSQSNPSPASNYNNPSPASNYNNPSPASNYNNPSPASNYNNPSPASTQDSQESELMELYRDC; this is encoded by the exons ATGGAGCGCGATAACTTCGACACCGAACTTTTAATTGAAGAAGTTGAAAAGAGAATAGCCATATGGGATATGGAATCTGCTGATTACGCAAATAGACTCATTAAACGTAGGAATTGGGAAGAAATAGTCGAAATTTTTTGCGAAGCTGGTGATTCCgacgaaaagaaaaaaacgtTGG gaATGTTATTGCAAAAGAAGTGGAAAGGATTGCGTGATGGCTTTGTCAGAGAAATGAAAAGGATAAAAACCACACCGTCTGGATCAAAAGCcagcaaaaataaatatatatattttgaacGTTTGATGTTCCTCGAACGATCGACACGCAATAAAACTACTGATAGCAACATCGTTTCCTCGCCTGCTGCACCTGAAGAACAAGACATTTCTGGCGACGGGGAAGATGTTATGAGACCTCCAGTTAGCCAgccgaaaaagaaaaaaaaaatgaacgCAGCCGATGAGGAATTTCTTGCCATTATAAGCAAAAATTTAGCACCTAGAAATCAGCCACAAACATCGGagtctgatgatgataaactATTTTGTTTGTCACTGCATAAGGAGCTTATTAAAGTACCTGAAGAAATGAGGCTTCAAGCTAAAATTGATTTAATGAATGTGCTCCAAAAAGCTCAACGAGCCCCATGTCATTCACCTTCACATTATATTCCTTCACCTGCACCTTCACCACAATATAATCACCAAGCAGGAATGACACACCGCGGACAAAGAGGATTTTTTAACGATACAGGATATAACGAAACAGACCCTTCAGCATCTTCGTTTTCACGTTATTGCACTGGACAACGCAATTCCCAATCTAACCCATCACCGGCGTCTAACTACAATAACCCATCACCGGCGTCTAACTACAATAACCCATCACCGGCGTCTAACTACAATAACCCATCACCGGCGTCTAACTACAATAACCCATCACCGGCGTCTACTCAAGATTCCCAAGAGAGTGAATTGATGGAGCTATACCGAGATTGTTAA